Within the Mycobacterium gordonae genome, the region CACGGCGGGGGTCCGCTGGCCGACGTGCTCAACGGCGGCAGCGAAGTGCTGAGCGGCAACGGCGGAAGGATCAAAGGCGCGATGGATGAACTGTCGCGGGCGTTGCGGCTGAGCAGCGACGGGGGTGCGCAGACCCGCGGACAGATCACCGCCATCGTCAAGAACATCAGTTCGCTGTTCGAGGCCGCCGCCAACAACGACGGCAAGCTGCGGGACTTCTCCGCCACCATCCACCAGGTCAGCCAGATCCTGGCCGATGAGGACTTGGGTACGGGCAGCACCGGCAGGAAACTCGACCAACTCGTCCAGCGGGCAGGCGACCTGCTCGACGCCAACCGCGACACCATCAGGCAGGCCGCGCGCAACGGCGACAAGCTGGCGACGACGCTGGTGGATCGGCGGCGGGAACTCGCTGAAACGTTGGACGTCGCACCGCTGTTGGCCGACAACGCCTACAACATGGTCGACCGGGAAAACGGTGCGGTGCGTGCCCACTTCCTCACCGACCGGATGATCTTCGACAGCCAGCTGACCAAAGAAGTCTGCAACCTGATGGGCCTGCGGCAACTCGGCTGCAGCACCGGGACGGTGCAGGACTTCGGGCCCGACTTCGGGTTGACCTACGTGCTGGACGGCTTAGCGGCGATGGGCCAGAAATGACGAGCACCGCGACACGAACCGCCGCCGCGATCGCTGCGGCCGTGCTCCTCACCTCGGGTTGCGCCACCAACGGCCTTGCCAGCCTTCCCCTTCCGGCACCCGGCCTGGGCTCGGGCGGATACGAACTCACGGCGGTCTTCGCCAACGCACTCAACCTGCCGATGAATGCCAAGGTGAAGCTCGCCGGCGCGGACGTCGGGCAGGTCGAGTCGATGATGGCCCGCGACTACACCGCGGTCACCACGCTGCGCATCCGCGACGGCGTGCTGCTGCCCAGGGGCAGCACCGCCGAATTGCGCACCGCCACACCGCTCGGCGACGTCTTCGTCTCGCTGCGCCCGCCCGCACAGACCACCCCGGAGACGCCGATGCTGACCAACGGCGACACCATCGGACTGGACTCGACCGCCGCGGCGGCAACCGTCGAATCGGTGTTGAGCTCGGCCGCGATCCTGGTGAACGGCGGTGCGGTGCGCAATTTCACCAATATCATCAACGGTTTCGGCAGGGCCTCCGGCGACCAGGGCCATGCTTTCGGCGACCTGGTGCGCAAGTCCAACCAGCTGCTGGGCACCATGGACGCCCGGTCTGGACAGATCTCTGACGCGCTGACCGAATTGTCGCGTCTCAGCTCAGAACTCGACGCCAAGAACCAGGCTCTCACCGACGTGATGGCCGCGGCCGACCCCGCCGTGAGTGCCTTATCCGCCAACACCTCGGAGTTGTCCAACCTGGTGGTGCAGGTCGGTGACACCAGCCGGCTGCTGGCCCGCTTTCC harbors:
- a CDS encoding MCE family protein gives rise to the protein MSGRVITVVAVVAALATVVGGFWWYLAGKKEPITVTAQFDSASGLYEGNVVAVLGMPVGKVIKITPKGGYVEVQFTVDRDVKVPANAQAVTVSTSILTDRQIELTPPYRGGAVLENHDTIGLTRTRTPVEFSRVLAVLDKVTKSLEGDGHGGGPLADVLNGGSEVLSGNGGRIKGAMDELSRALRLSSDGGAQTRGQITAIVKNISSLFEAAANNDGKLRDFSATIHQVSQILADEDLGTGSTGRKLDQLVQRAGDLLDANRDTIRQAARNGDKLATTLVDRRRELAETLDVAPLLADNAYNMVDRENGAVRAHFLTDRMIFDSQLTKEVCNLMGLRQLGCSTGTVQDFGPDFGLTYVLDGLAAMGQK
- a CDS encoding MlaD family protein; the encoded protein is MTSTATRTAAAIAAAVLLTSGCATNGLASLPLPAPGLGSGGYELTAVFANALNLPMNAKVKLAGADVGQVESMMARDYTAVTTLRIRDGVLLPRGSTAELRTATPLGDVFVSLRPPAQTTPETPMLTNGDTIGLDSTAAAATVESVLSSAAILVNGGAVRNFTNIINGFGRASGDQGHAFGDLVRKSNQLLGTMDARSGQISDALTELSRLSSELDAKNQALTDVMAAADPAVSALSANTSELSNLVVQVGDTSRLLARFPSLSGTDTSGRSVVRDLNTIAGAANDVAVSPDTSWLPLNRMIPALVKSTAGNAISVHVTVDQLILGSIPDIGFPGDRGLHGPTRFTWNEFIGSLKYTLWRLQERVVGRGPNSPQVPVMPDPNVPGGLIVAPGTTLPGPPP